The DNA sequence CAGCTGCTGTAGCTAGCTAAACACATACACAtcaatttaaaattaactttataTGTAAATTGTTTAACTTTAGTTAGTAAATGGGTACTTAACAGCAGTATATTATTGCAGTCCTACCACAGTGCTGTAGTTGAGGTCTGTCAGCAGTTTTATTGCATCCTATTATGTCCAAGCTTttataactattttttaaatggaaccAAGATATAATTACAGTGACTGAAAAAAAGGTCATTATGTTTCATTGATCTGTTAATTTGCAGTTCATTTCATACTTTCCATAAAAAGcctttaaactattttaaatgcaCTAAGAAAGAGTTATCTTAAAAGAGGAGGTTTATGAATGTCAAAGCTCTGCACCAGTTAAGATTAGTATTACTCATTTTAGCCTAGCATGGAAAGATATTGTCATCAGTAGGTAAGACAGCTATATTATAGGCTACAGGAAACAAGAATATTGCACTGCAAATAACTTTCCTATAGTATTATTCCaatgagaagaaaagaatgatcCTTAGAGTAACACTAATTATACTTTTTCCTACTGACAAAAGAAATTAGCGTTCATTCAGGTAAAGCGCTTGCCCAGAGTTGCCTCTGTTTGTAGGATATGTAGCACATTAATGTTATGCAGtaaattagaaatatttgaaagatcaCATAAATGTTGAGTCAGCTGATTCAGAGTTGCTATTCTGCATGTTTTAGAGAGGTATTCCGGAGACAAATACCAGAAATAAGTCGGTAGTAGTCACTGCAAAGTGGAATAGGCTGTGCTCTGTTCCCAGGTAATTTGTGTGCagggaagtgatttttttgcAGCTTCATTAGTCTGTCTGCAGGTCTGATTAGCTGGTACATCATTTTTGAATTTCAGCCTATGCACACTTCTAAATGAATAGCCTAGAGAGTTTAATGGACCAGCTAGATCTACTTAGAAAACATTTCACCAAATCCCATTTTAGTCCGTTTACAAAAAGATCATCGATTCCTTATTATATTATGTTACTTTCAGTTGACAGCATAATGATTTTGTTGACATCCATTACATTTGCTGTACGGTATAAAACTCAGAAAATGAATTCACTTGGTTACTGATCCACTTTGTTACTGATATTCTGTTTATAACATTTTGTAAGATGTCCTACatagtctggaaaaaaaattgggtTTATATATGCTTATCTCTTTCTGTTCCCTGTTCAGTAATCTGTTCTTTCCATTCATTTATAGCTGATTTTCTTGTACAAATGGAGGGAAAACCAAAATGTTGCTTCTTTAAATTTAGCTCTAAAATACAATATAACAAAGTAGTAAAGGCCCAGTTGTGGATATACTTGAGGCAAGTCCAAAAACCTACAACAGTGTTTGTGCAGATCCTGAGACTTATTAAACCCATGAAAGACGGTACAAGATATACTGGAATTCGATCTTTGAAACTTGACATGAACCCAGGCACTGGTATTTGGCAGAGTATCGATGTGAAGACAGTGCTGCAAAATTGGCTCAAACAGCCTGAATCCAATTTAGGCattgaaataaaagcttttgatgAGAATGGACAAGATCTTGCTGTAACTTTCCCAGGACCAGGTGAAGATGGATTGGTAAGTTTATTTAGAAAAATCCCATTTAAACATCTTGCATTTTATTGGAAAGCATTTAAGTTGTGTTTTAAGGAGAAAATGGAAGCGTTGCTGAGGGAGTGGGAGATGAAAGTTCTGTAAACCCAGTTCCTTCATTCTTGCTCTCTAATCATGTCAAAATTGCATAACATTCCTATGTCTCCATTTCCATATTTGAAAATTTGAGACTGTTACATTACTTCAGAGAGATGCTGAGAGCGTTAATTGGAAAATGACTTTGTAATTACTGAGGGATGGTACTATTGAAGCAATATTGTTTTCAGAtttgagagttttaaaaaaagttcaaatacTGCTTCATAAGAAGTTATTTCATATAAAGTTAAAAAGAATAGTCATTAGGGTCTTTCACTTGTTGTTGCCTCAACTTGAGTTGCCTCAGATACTGTTGACAAAGTTTTTCGCATTCAAACCATGAGAGAGTTTCTCCTTAAATCTGCGTGCAGCTATTTTCTGTTAACGAAAATGAGAATTATCTATGCTTATGAAGGTGAGAACAGATCTTTCTCATAATCTATCTTAAATTGTGTACCTCTTACAAAGTGATAGAATGTATCATTCCCTCTACTAGACTTGCCTGAATAGAGCAAGTCTGCTTGATACCATCAATAGTCCATAACCATGAGAAATATCTCGGCTTTAGAACATAAACTAGTTATCATCTAGTTTCTTTTTGTAAGTATAAATGAACAAATTAAATCTGAAGTGTACCAGTTAAACTACAGTGTTTTCCTTGTTATTTATTTCCCCAAATCATGAATCATCTTCAAAATGTAAAAATTCCTGAACCTATCTACAGTACTAAAACAATTACAACCAAGAAATCCCTGCTTTTGAACAAAATATCTTGCTAAATATCTTGATAAAGCTGTTCATGCATCTAGGTAATGTTTAGTTTCTTAGCACTATAATACACTTAAAAAAGCTTAAAGAAAACATTGTGATATATTAATTATAGGTCCATTATAGAAGCGAACGTCCCATAATTGAAAGAGGCCAGTTGAGTCTTACAATAAGGGATCCTTACTACCTCCATCCATTCAAATATTTAATACTATGTTTTCATGCCTATTGATAACCCACAGTTTTCCCATGGTTATCCTCTGTAAAAACAACCCGACTGGACAGCAGTGGAGGTTAGTATGCACACGCAGCTCACCTAAGAGGAGATGTGCCCTGCCCATTGTGAGCCCGTCTCCCTCCAGCCCCGTGGCACCCTGTGGGCAGCGGGGTACTCCCTGGCTGGCAGCAGGTCTtctcctgcagccccctgcactcAGGTCCTCCTCTCCACCTCCTGCATCGTTCACCTTCCCTTGCTCTTGGGCTGCAGGGCATCTTCTGCAGCACTGGAGGACTTGTAGTGATACAGGTGGGCCTCTTGGAAGGGAGAAACCTGTGCATCAGGAAGTTAGCTGGGCTGTTGTTCATTCTTGAGGAACTGTGTAGTGCAGTCCCCAATCATGGAAACACAACAGTCTGGTTAAGCCAACGATGTGCCAAATAAACATACCATGCTGAAATTAACGCAGAAAGGAGGAAACTTCAGCAAGTTTTTCAAGCTTGCAACTGTAAAGGTTGCAATTTCTTTCTATTCTCATTGGTGGCTGTGGAGACACACCTTCAGCACAAAGCGTGTGGCTCAGAGATTTGCCAAAAGTACACTTTTGGCCACAAGGCTCTTCAAGGAGTCAAAACACTAGCTGGCCATGCAAATTCTGTACAGTAATTCAGCCCTCTGGCAGAGGTGAAAGCTGTGCAGTGAAATAACCTGTACTTACAGGTGAAACATTCATTTCTACTACCGTTTCAATCATTTAAAGCAGTTAGCAACTACGGAGCAATTTCTGTCCTCCTTTGGCTGGAAAAGCAGCCTTCCTCAAAACCTGCACTGAACACAATTTCTATGAAAGGAGTTTAAGAATGGACTCGCAAAAGGGGACTAGCGCCAGTCAGATCCTGCCCTTTAAaagtttttggagtttttttgtttgtttgtttccttttgggGGTTCTTCTATAGAAGAAAAGTAGCTCTTTttataaggttaaaaaaaaggcaacaaaaacccCAGCATCTTCAACACTGCTGAAACTATTTTTAGCAGTTAACTGATGTCGGTTAGCATTAAGACGATAATTACTGGAAGAAATTATAGGTCCTTATTGAGGAACACCGGCATGAAAAAGAGGATTAATCCTTAAGAAGAGGTCAAACGTAGCAGAAattgtagagaagaaaaaatcctcTGAGGGGTAgaacttcagaaatatttacaaatgttATTTGAGCATATTAATTTGATACAATCTATATCTGAGATATTatctattttcatgtttttactgACCTTCCTCATaattatttcagtaatatttcaaGCTCCATTTCCTCTCCTCACAGAATCCATTTTTAGAGGTCAGAGTTACAGACACACCGAAAAGGTCCCGCAGAGATTTTGGCCTTGACTGTGATGAGCACTCAACAGAATCCCGATGTTGTCGCTACCCGCTGACAGTGGATTTTGAAGCTTTTGGATGGGACTGGATTATAGCACCTAAAAGATACAAAGCCAATTACTGCTCTGGAGAATGtgaatttgtatttttacaaaaatatccTCACACTCATCTGGTACACCAAGCAAATCCTAGAGGTTCGGCAGGCCCCTGCTGCACACCTACCAAGATGTCCCCGATAAACATGCTGTATTTCaatggaaaagaacaaataatcTATGGAAAGATACCAGCTATGGTAGTGGATCGCTGTGGATGCTCATGAGACCATCGTCAGATCCACTACTTCGTAAATGGTGGAAGCTACCAAAAAAAGTTATATCCCTTCATCAGTCTCTGAAACTGTGAAATCATGTACACTAGGCACGGCTGACATCCAGTGCGCTGTATGATAGGCTATCGTACCGAACAGATTTAGGACAACACAAGCTACAGAATGTGAACTGAAAGACAATACAGGTACCTAACGGCTGGCTTTTAACCcgtgaaaaagaaaagctacaatCAAAATCATCGGATTTAACAAATGAATTTCTTACATTGTGAGGGAATCAATATTCAGTCATTCTGACACAAATTTTTATGCAGGTTTCAACATACGTTGGTAATCAAAAGCAAGCTCCTTGTCACCTGAGAACAGAAGGAGTGGGCTTTTAAATCTATTTCTTCACAGCTTCATTAATATTgtatttacaggaaaatatatACCGGTAACATATATACCACTACACAATACCACCAGAATTGTCCTTAAACACTTGAATAGATAGTGCAGAATTGTGAAATGTATAAAACGAAATTCCACATAAATGGACAAATCCTGAAATTAGGGATGGTATAGTGTATTTAGCgtgtttccattcctttttttcaaTAGTATGTTAGTAATCAATGGCAATGGTGCTATGTAAGCAGGCTGAGTAAATATAAAGATAGTTATCTTATTGAAAGAATTTAGAATAATAATGAATTTGCCCTCTCCTCAGGTACAACACTATTCAACATTCGcaagaaatagatattttttaaatgaaagtgaatAGTTTTCtagatgtaggaaaaaaaaaggcagcagagaagtCTAATACTGAAGTTATAATCCCACATTATAATCTACCTTTGCAACATTACCGTTTGCACTATGATAAACCAATGCAAATAGTTGGTTGCTAcagatattgtttaaaaaaaacctttgataTAGCTGACTTGTGTAATATGTATGCAtcaatattttgtaaataaatgtttattttttaatcactgttgGTATATGTTCATGGCAAGAAAAGAATGAAGTTAACCTGTACTTTAGTTTAATAAATAGTCTTTTCTTCATAATATGATTTCCTGGATCTTAACACAAGTAATATGTAGGTAAAATAATGAACAATGCAACGAAGTAAACCATATGTTGAGAATTATAGtgcattttgtatgttttttacaTTGGTATGAGCCATCTGTGGATAAATGATGGGTGTTGACATGTTTATAAGGTTCTTTGGGTTACTGTTTTTATGGTCATTTTGATCCACAACTGATTTTCCATACTTTGAATGTTATGTCCATAAATAATGATGATACCATAAAAGATTGCtattaaatgcattttcttatatttaaaaatttgcaGCAAAGTCCTATCTTTGAGTAAACATAGTAAACTGATTTCCACATGAATTCTGTATATTCTCCTTATGATAAGAAATTGTTAATCAAAATTAAACATCTATTTACTATACAGTCCATTTCATTTTACATGGAAAATACGACTGATAAAATAGGCATTTGTTAAGACAACACAACCGCTCCTAAAACGTCTTCATTTGAGTATGATGCCCGTTTGTGTTATATCCCAGAATCCACTTTCTAACTTTCCTTTGTGTATAATTATTGCAAAATTTCAAcatgtttgattttcttttcctttctccttttatatttttttctgcctaggTGGGAAACATTTTGTATTGGgttttctacttttttgttttcatgtaagGACATAATTTATTGCTGGAGTGACAACATTCAGAActtgaaaaacaaactttttctaCAGTCTCTAGAGTTTTCTGAACTATTTGGAGTTCTGTTAAAGCTGTATCCAAGCCTCAAGCTGGATACTCAGCTTCTCCCAGTATAGTTCAACATAGCAGATCTCTGGGACTCTAATGTACATGTTCGATTTAGTTTCCCACAAAACACAATTagagtaaataaaatatattttaaaaatacttatataTTAGAATATAGCATGTAGCAGAAACTCCCAGAAATGAAAGCACAACCCAGTTTCTTCTTCTCTGGAGATCAAGATTACAACATTAAGGGAGAAAAGGTAGGTTCATTTAAGTCAACAgcaaaacttccactgactttaaGGCATGCCAACACTTTACCCTTTGACTCTGAACTTGTGACATTCAGGCACAAGTTCAGATGAGCAGCATGGGACTATCCGCAGCGTGCCTTTGCACGACCTGGACCTTAAAGTATATCAAAAGCCTCTGAAACCGTCTGGGAAATTCATTTGAAATCTCCTCTGTATACTGAGCAGTGAGACCTTCACTTAGCTCAGGTTGTTCGGgtagagagagaagcaaagacgTGACAGCACAGATTTTGGAGCTGTTCGCAAGCTAAACACACTCCCAGCCGGCACAGAAGTCCTGACATGGCACCTGCACGGTTCTTTTTACTCATAACAGCTAAACTGCAGCTAACGCAAATTCATTTACCCACTTCATTGGCTGTCTAGGAATAACTGTACCCTACACAACTGATAAAGCTTCTGTTGGCATCAGTGAAAAGAAACATAAaccaaaacaagagaaaagaagtaaTATGAGTTCCTAAATGCTTCTACTCCAGCCAGCTTTCCTTCTTGAGGTTCAGACGGATTTCATTACAGGGAAGTTTTATGTCGTGTATATCCTTCACAGTTTGCCTAATCTTGACATTACTATAGGACAGTACTGATTCACGTTTTTAGTGTTGACCCTGCATACAAGTGGCAACTCACAGAATGTGCACTGCGTTTCTATCGGGTTGATTTTAGCACTGGAACGATTCATAATTAATGTATTTACTGACAACCAATTCGAGATGTCTAATCACTTAGTTCTTACTCTTACACCTTTATATTTTCAAGACTCAGGTCCTAGAGATTTCAGCAGCGTCTGCGAGTGCTTCTTGCAAATCTCAACATCAAACCCAGCACACACAAAGCCAGGAATATGCAAGTAGGGATAACTTCTGAAAAATAGTTTCATTTCCTTGCCCAGCAGCATACAACCCCCTAAGAGCGACGGAGGAGCCACCTTTCCAAGACAGCATCCAGTGCCCTGACGGGTGTTCACAGGCCTGTCCAAGTGACTCGCTGCTCCCAGATTTACTTCAGCCCTCCAGCTCGTCTCTGCTGCCCGGGCTTCTCTTCTGCGCTGACaccatctcctcttcctcctcctctcccagggcTCCTCTTTGGAGGCTGGGCCAGCCTCTATGGCAAGCCAGCATTATCCGACCCCTTCCCCTACCCCGGTTTCTGCACCAGGATTCACGCAGTGCTTCCCCTCCCGTTGTTCgtgccgccccggccccagctgtgcccgcGCACACCTCTGCCCCAGGCCCCCTAGCATGGCTTCCTGCAGCCCCGCAACACTGCTGCCTCTTCCCTGGGCAGCATCTCCCCTGCGCGCGTTAACCACATCCAACACATCCCACATCTGCTGAAAACTGCAGTTCAGGGGGAAAACCTTCAACTACTCTCAAACGGAGCCTCTGGGGAATTTAACAGCTGACACAGAAGTCATCACTGCTAAGCATATGTAAACTGAAAATTTTCAGAGATATACAGCTTTAGTAAGTATGAGCAGATTTCAAAGGAACAGCAAAAGGCTATTCGCATTCATAATATTAGATATCTTTTCCCAATTCTATAGACGCTAGgtttgttttttgagtttttctttttttaatttctttttaagccAGTGAGATTATTGAATTGACTCATTCTTGGACGCAAACGAGCTCTTTTGGCTAAAcgccttaaaaaagaaatcatcctGAGACTAGGCTTGGAAAATTCAGGCAGATACATATTTGTTAAAGTTACAGCAAGGCAAAGCAGAGTATTATAACATGAAGGACTACACAAACTTAATAACCAAACGCTCCCGACACCAGCCATAAATTTAATGAATGCAGTTAGGAAATAATAGGTTATGGAAAGCACTAAATAGAAATGTTACTGACAAGTTTATTTCAAAAGCACAATACCTATGCAATTTAGCAAAGATGTCATGGAGAA is a window from the Struthio camelus isolate bStrCam1 chromosome 6, bStrCam1.hap1, whole genome shotgun sequence genome containing:
- the MSTN gene encoding growth/differentiation factor 8 gives rise to the protein MQKLAICVYIYLFMLVSVDPVALEDSGQPTENAEKDGLCNACTWRQNTKSSRIEAIKIQILSKLRLEQAPNISRDVIKQLLPKAPPLQELIDQYDVQRDDSSDGSLEDDDYHATTETIITMPTESDFLVQMEGKPKCCFFKFSSKIQYNKVVKAQLWIYLRQVQKPTTVFVQILRLIKPMKDGTRYTGIRSLKLDMNPGTGIWQSIDVKTVLQNWLKQPESNLGIEIKAFDENGQDLAVTFPGPGEDGLNPFLEVRVTDTPKRSRRDFGLDCDEHSTESRCCRYPLTVDFEAFGWDWIIAPKRYKANYCSGECEFVFLQKYPHTHLVHQANPRGSAGPCCTPTKMSPINMLYFNGKEQIIYGKIPAMVVDRCGCS